The following is a genomic window from Methylomarinum vadi.
GACGTAATAATAACTTCCAGCCACCCCCAACAGGACGATAACAACGCTTCCGGCGAATACTTTCGGCCAGATCGACTTCGGTTCGATCTCATCCAGAAAGGCATCGACGGTCGGGGTGCGTAGTTCGCGCTTGAATTCCAGGGCATGACTCAACGCCATACGCTGGCGGCGATCCAAGCCGGGTATGACCGGCACTTGGAGATTGACTTCCATGGCCTTTTGCGCGGATAGCTTGCCGAACGGATGCTTGCCGGCGAGAATTTCAAAACAGACGCAGGCCAGCGCATAAACATCATCGGCCGGGTCGGGCTCCTTGCCCTGCAGCATTTCCAGGCTCGCGTAGGCCGGCGTCAAGGCCCCCAAATCGCGCGCATTGAACACGGTATCCTCGACATGCGATTCCGAGCGCGCCGCGGCGCAAGCGATGCCGAAATCCAATACCTTGACGCCGCCTTCCGAGGTGATGAACACGTTGCCCGGCTTGAAATCGGAATGGATGATGTTTTTCTTATGCGCGTAAGCCAAGGCCAGGGCCAGCCCCTTGATAATATGCCAGGCTTTTTTAAAGGAAATTCCGTCGGCGCCTTCTTCCCTGAGATATTGCGACAGGGATTTTCCTTCCAGTAATTCCATGACCATGAAAACATTACTGCCGTCGCGGTCGAAGTCATACACCGTAACGATATTGGGATGGGCCAGAATCTGCGATTTCTTGGTTTCCCGCTGCAGGGCGATAAACAATTCAGGATCGTCTCTGAATTCGTCGTTCAACACCTTGATGGCGACATCGGGTTGATGATCCTGCGCCTCCTCCCGACGCAAATCGGTGGCTCGGAACACGGTACCCATGCCGCCGCTGCCCAATACTTCTTTCAAGACGAAACGTCTTTGCAATATCGAACCGACCCGCAGAGTTTCCGACGGTTTACCCTTCGGCACCGGGCGAAGTTCGGGCTCCAACACTGTCGCATCGTTTTCCAATTGCGTGCGAATCACCGTCTCTTGCTCCGCCCCGTTTTGCCCGGCGTTATGAATGACAGTCAATTCATCCTGGTTTTGCTCATGTTCGTTCATTGCGTGTTGTTCGAGTCGTTAAGCCGTAAGTCGTCTGCAAACAAGCCCTAATTCACGCTCGGCACGAAAAAGAACGGGCTGCCTTCATGGCCGGCGTGCAGCATGGCCGAATATTGCGGCAATTGTTGAAAGCCGACGAGGGCCGCGGATTGTTTGACCTGTTTAGAGACCTCCCTGAACAATTCATAATCTTCCAACAAACCATGGTTATTCTGCAACACCTTCAAAAAAGCCTTGGCGAATACCGAATGCTGCCCGCCTCCGGTATCCAGCACCGGTTTCACGCCTCCCGAGGTCAACACCGTCCGGGCCTTACGCCTGACCATGAACTGCAGCCATTTCTTGCGTTTCGCCTCGGCCATTTGCTCGGGCAAGCGGGCGACGGCGGTTTGCGTCATCGCCCCGGAATAACAGGAATCGGCCACGACCAGAATATGCCTGGCCGGGATGATATTCAAAAACTGGGTGATACTGTGGCTGGACAACCAATTAGCGGCATTGTCCGGTTCGGCATCGGTAGGCAGCCAATAGGCGCTTTGGTCGGATTTGTCGATTTCGCCATGGCCGGCATAATAAATCAGCAAATTATCTTTTTCGGTCAATTTCTTGCGTAATTCATTGAATGCCGTCATCACCTGGTGGCGATCGGCATTGATCAACAAGGTCGTTTTATAACCGTAGCGGGTACGCAAGATTTCATCCACCGCTTTGGCGTCTTCGACCGACGTACTCAACGAAGGTAATTGCGCATAATTCTGGTTACCGATTACCAAGGCATAAAAGCGGCCGAAATCGACGGACGGATAGGTGCGCGAAACGGCTCTGCTCGGCGGTGCTTGCTCCACGCCAGTAGAAGCCTTCGACTTTGCCAACAAATTGAAATTAACGATGCTTGGATTGCCTCTCTTATAAGTGGCAACGATTTCGACCGGATTCAGTTCATCATTAATCGGAATCAGACTGTGAAAAATTCCGCGTTGGTCGACCCGGGTTTCCTGTCCGTTCACCGTTAACGTCTTCAATGCATCGACCGCGGCGACCTTGCCGATGATTTTTTTGCTCGGCGCGATCGACCTGAGCTGGTAACTCGGAATACCGCGCGTCAAAACCAAGGCCGGCATGTCCGGTTCGATGATCTCGATGCCGGCTTGCGCCAGCGTGATCTTGTTCTGGCCGTTCTGCTCCAGACTGGCGAGAATTTTTTCATTGTCGCCAATATTCGCTTTCAATTGCTTAATTTGTTGCCCCTTGGCCAACAAGTCCGCCTTTTCGGCCTCCAGCCGAGTGCGTAAATGTTCGACCGCCAACTTGTCCTGAGTCGTAACCGCCCGCGCCGATTTTTCCTCGATCAGCTTCATATCGCTTTTAATCCGTATAAAGGTGTCCTGATATTCGGCTTCCTTGCTTTTCAACTGCCGTTTTTGATCGTCCAACAATAACCGGGAAGCGGATATTTCCGCCTGTTCCCGCTCTTGTTGATTCATCGTGGCCGCCATTTTCGCTAGTGCGGCCTTCTGGTCGTTATAGGAAGACTGATTGTTTTTAAGTTGTTGTTCCAACTTTTCGATCAATTGCCGATCGCCGCCACTCTTGCTTTTTTCCTGCTGCAATTGCTTTCGGGTGTCCTCGAGCTTATTCTTGAGCGACTGCAAATTGCGTTGTTGCGTCGCATAGTTTTGCTGTGCCCGGTTCAGTTGTTGGCGTAAAGTCTCCGCTTGTTTCTGGTAGCTTGACGAAGTTTGCCGTAAATCCTCCAGTTGCTTTTCATATCCGGCCGACACCTGCGCGGCGGTGATCGAGGCGAACTGCAAATCGGTGTCGTCCAATCCGGACGCCTTACGATACCAGTTCAATGCTTCCGGCAAATTCTTTTCCACTCCCAGTCCCTTTTCATATAAATGGCCTAGATTGATTTGCGCATTGGAGTTGCCTTGCTCGGCGGCCTTGCGATACCACATCGCGGCCAATGCCGGGTCCGCCATTCCGCCCAGTCCTTTTTCATAAATTTCTCCAACCAAGACCTGCGCCTGGGCGTCCCCCTGCTTGGCCTGTGGCAACCAAACCCGCAAGGCCGAGGCATAATTGGCCCGGTCGTAGGCGACATATTCGCCTCCGCGAATCTCGCAATCAGCGGCTGTGGTCTTGATCGGCCTCCGCGCCGACAAATACGTCATTTGACTGCCCAGCTTGCGTATCTGCCCCGGCAACAAACAATCGACGACAAACAGTTTGTCGGTCTGTTCGGCGTTATAACCTTCGCTTGCTCTCAGGTCCGCGCCATCGCTGACCAGCCCCGATTGGCAACCTAGCAACAAGGCAAGAGGAAAAATGATCAGCTGACTTTTGCTAATAGATCTGTGTACTCCAGACGATGATTTTTGTGACCGCAACATTGACAACCCCTATTGAAACAACCGGCAAACAATCTGTTTATCATAGCCCACAATCGCGAACCTACTAAACAAACTGTCCCGCACACCACCCCGAAGACCAGGCCCATTGAAAATTATAACCCCCCAACCAGCCGGTGACGTCCACCACTTCGCCGATGAAATAAAGCCCTGGCACCTTGCGGCTTTCCATCGTCTTCGAAGACAGTTCGTCGCAATCCACCCCGCCGACGGTGACCTCGGCAGTTCGATAACCTTCCGTGCCGTTCGGCTTCAGGGTCCATTGCTTAAGCTGTCGGACGATCGCCTCAAGCTGGTTGTCGGAACAATTTTGCAGTGTCTCGTCCATCGTATTCTCATCGAGCAACGCTTCCAATAGGCGCTTGGGCAGATAGTTCGCTAACAGCGTTCTGATCTTGACGTTTGTCTTGTTACGACGTTGCTTTTTCAGTGCTGGTTCCAGATCCACTTCGGGCAACAAATCGATTTCGATCGCTTCGCCCAAACGCCAATAGGAGGAAAGTTGCAAAATGGCCGGTCCGCTTAGCCCCCGATGAGTAAACAAAATATTTTCTTGAAAACTGTTGCGTTCATTGGATACCGCGGCAGGCACGGCGATACCGGACAACCTGGCAAATTGCTCTTTGTCTTGCTGCCGCCAGGTAAAAGGCACCAACCCGGCATGGGTGGGAACCACGGCAAGACCAAACTGTTCGGCCAAGCGGTAGCCAAACGGCGAGGCCCCCATTTTCGGTATCGACAAACCGCCGCTCGCTACGACCAATTTGTCGCAAACGATCTCGCCTTGTTCTGTAAACAGACGAAATCCGTCCTGTCGTTCGACCTTCAGGATCTTGCAATTCAGTTGTATGGAGACAGCGTATTTACCGCATTGGTCGAGCAGCATGGCGAGGATATCGCGGGCGCTGTTATCGCAAAACAATTGTCCGTGATCGCGTTCATGATAAGAAATGCTGTATTCATTGATCAGCGCCAAAAAATCCCACTGCGTGTAACGGCTCAGGGCCGACTTGCAAAAATGCGGGTTGCACGACAGATAATTCTCCGCAACGACCGAGTAATTGGTGAAATTGCAGCGCCCACCGCCGGACATCAGGATCTTCTTCCCCGCCTTATTGGCATGATCCAACACTAAAACCCGCCGACCGCGCTTGCCGGCCTCGATCGCACACATCAAACCGGAAGCGCCGGCGCCTATAATGACCACGTCCGGGCCGGTCAAAAAAACGTTCTTCATCACTCGAAAAGATTAATTTAACGCCGCCTTGTATTGGGCGGCAAAAAACGGTACAAATAAAGACTGATTCTATCAGACCTCAGAGCCTGGCTTTGTGACGACACTTTATTTCTATCACGATGACTTCCTGCGGCACGATACCGGGGAATTCCACCCGGAATCCAGCGCCAGGCTCACCAGTATCAATTCCGCTCTGAATACCCCCGCCTTCGACCGATTAACCAGAATGACGCCGGTTTTATTGGACGATATCGAAGAACATATTGCGCTGATTCACACGGCGGACTATATACAAACGATACATCGAACGACCCCGCGCCATGGACAGGCTTCGTTAGATGCCGATACCGTGCTCTCTCCGGGCTCTTACCAAGCGGCGCTACTGGCCGCCAGCGCCGTTTGCGGCGCACTCGACCGGGTCGTCGCCAAACAAGCCGATAACGCTTTTTGCGCGGTGCGTCCGCCAGGCCATCATGCCGAAGAAAGCCACGCCATGGGATTTTGCCTGTTCAACAACATCGCCGTCGCCGCCGCTTACGCCCGTAAATTTCACGGCGTCGACCGCTTGGCGATCGTCGATTTCGACGTCCACCACGGCAATGGCACCCAACAAGCCTTTTACCGGACGGCTGAAGTCATGTATGCTTCAAGCCATCAAATGCCGCTTTTTCCCGGCACCGGCCACCCCAGCGAGACCGGTGTCGGCAACATCGTTAACGTCCCGTTGAGCGCGGGCGACACTGGAATACAATTCAGGGAGAAATACCGTAACATCATTTTACCGGCGCTGAGAAAATTCAAACCGGAACTTATTTTGCTTTCGGCCGGCTTCGATGCGCACAAAGCGGACCCTCTGGCGTCGATCATGCTGGAAAGCGAGGATTTTCATTGGGTGACTCGACAAGTCATGGAAATTGCCGCTACCTGTTGTTCCGGCCGCATTATTTCCGTCCTCGAAGGCGGCTACGATCTACCGGCGTTAGGGGAAAGCGCCGCCGCCCATGTCAGCGCCCTGATGAACAGTCAATAATGAGCAATCCTTTTCAAATCAGCGCCGCAACAGGCGCTAAAAATTCTTAATCATTTAACTTAACCAACATATAGGCCACCACATGAATACCAAATACAGTTATTCGTTCAACACCGGCGATGGCAAAAATAAAGCCTTACTGGGCGGCAAAGGAGCCAATCTCTGCGAAATGACGCAGATCGGCTTGAATGTTCCGCCGGGCTTCGTAATTACTACCGAAACCTGTTTGACCTATCTGGAAATGGGCAAACTGCCGGATGATTTGATGGGCGAAGTCCGCGAGCAAATCAAGGAGATTGAAAAGAAAACCGGCAAAGAATTCGGCAGCGCCTCCGATCCGCTGCTAGTCTCGGTGCGCTCCGGTTCGGCCATTTCGATGCCGGGCATGATGGACACCATTCTCAACCTTGGGTTGAACAAACAGACGCTGCAAGGCTTGATCGAGCATACCGGCGACCCGCGTTTCGCCTACGACGCCTATCGCCGCTTCATCCAGCTGTTCGGCAAAGTCGCCCTCGGCATCGACGACGAGAAATTCGACGTCCATTTCGAAGGGGTCAAACGCAAAGCCGGCATCAAGGCCGATGTCGGCCTGAGCAGCGAGCAATTGCATGAAATCAGCGATTTGTTCCTGCAAGTCGTGCATGAAGAAACCGGCCACCCGTTCCCGGAAGACGTCTACGAACAATTGGAAATCGCCATCAAGGCGGTATTCAATTCCTGGATGGGCAAACGCGCGGTCGATTATCGCCGCGAATTCCATATTACACCAAATGTCGCCAACGGCACCGCCGTCAATATCGTCACGATGGTGTTCGGCAACATGGGCAACGACTGCGCCACCGGCGTCGGCTTCACCCGTAATCCAGGAACCGGCGTCAACGAAATGTATGGCGAATACCTGATCAATGCCCAGGGCGAGGATGTCGTGGCCGGTATCCGTACCCCCAAGCCCGTACATGAAATGGCCAATGAAATGCCGGAGCAATACGCTCAGCTGGTGGCCTTGCGCAATAAACTGGAAGCGCATTACAAGGAAGTACAGGATTACGAATATACGATAGAACGCGGCGTACTGTACTGCCTGCAAACCCGTAACGGCAAGATGAACGCCGCAGCCATGGTGAAAACCTCGGTGGACATGGTCAACGAAGGCCTGATCAGCCGCGAACAGGCCCTGCTGCGGATCGACCCCGAACTGCTGGAACAATTGCTGCATCCGCAACTGGCACCGGACCACGGACATCCGCCGTTGGCGCAAGGCCTTCCGGCCTCGCCCGGCGCCGCCAGCGGCAAATGCGTGTTCGATGCCGATACCGCCGAACGCTTGGGCCGGTTAGGCGAGGACATCATTCTGTTGCGCGAAGAAACCAAGCCGGAAGATATCCACGGTTTCTTCGCCTCCCAGGGTATTTTGACCAGCCGCGGCGGCAAAACCTCGCACGCGGCCGTGGTCGCTCGCGGCATGGGCAAAGCCTGTGTCGCCGGCGCCGAAGACATCGCCGTCGATGTCAGGGCGCGCATGGCCGTGGTTGGCGATGTGCACATTCGCGAAGGCGATATCATCACCATCGACGGCAGCACCGGCGATATTTATTTGGGACGTATTCCTACCATGAAGGCGAGTTTTTCCGAGGAACTAAAAACCCTGTTGGGCTGGGCCGATGACATCGCCGAAATTAAGGTTCACGCCAACGCCGACACGCCGGACGGCGCCAAACTGGCCTTCGAGTACGGCGCTCAGGGCATCGGCCTGTGCCGCACCGAACGCATGTTTAACGCCTCCGACCGGCTGCCGCTGGTGATAGACATGATCATCGCCGACAACCTGGAGACCCGCGAAGCGGCACTGGCCAAATTGTTTCCGATACAGCGCGACGATTTCCGCCAGTTGTTCGAAGCGATGTCGCCGCATCCTGTCACAGTACGCCTGCTCGACCCCCCCATGCACGAATTCCTGCCTAGCGAACACCAGCTGGAAGAGGAGATCGATGCCCTGCAACATTACGCCAAAATCGTCATGGGCCAAAAAGTTACCCTGGATACGATGGGCTCGCATGAATCCCTGCCCTCGCCTTTCAACATGCTAAACGATGAAGTCATTCACGAAGCGATCGAAAAGAAACAGATCATGCTGCGTAAGGTGCGGGAACTCTACGAGGTCAACCCGATGCTGGGTCACCGTGGGGTGCGCCTGGGGATGAGCTATCCGGAAATCTATCGCATGCAGATCCGCTCCATTCTGGAAGCGGCCGCGATGTGCGCCAAGCAACGCCTGACCGTTCATCCGGAAATCATGGTGCCGCAGGTGATCACCTCGCAAGAGCTGAAGAAGGTCAAGGAGATCGTCGACCAAGTCCGACAGGAAGTGGAATCGCAGTATCGAATCGAGCTCAATTTCAAATTCGGCACGATGATCGAGACGGTACGCGCCTGCACCCGCTCGGGCGATCTGGCCAATGTCGCCGAATTTTTCTCGTTCGGCACCAACGACCTGACCCAGGCAACCTTCTCGTTCTCGCGCGAGGACGCGGAAAACAAGTTCCTGCCGCTGTATAACGAATCCGGCTTGTTGCAAGACAACCCGTTCGAAATTCTTGATGTCAAAGGGGTCGGTCAGCTAATGAAGATGACCGCCGAACTCGGCCACGCCACCCGTCCGGATATTCGCATCGGAATTTGCGGCGAGCAAGGCGGTCATCCGCAATCGATCCGTTTTTGTCATCACATCAAACTGAACTATGTCTCCTGCTCGGCCCCGCGCATTCCGGTCGCCAGACTGGCGGCGGCGCATGCCAAGCTGTTGGAAAATAGTTACTCTCTATAAATAATAAGCCGGGTTAAGCAACGGAGTGCACGGCCCGGCTTATTTCGCGATTAGAATTTGTCCTGGTCCCGGCCGAAATCACGATGGTATGGACCGGCCGGCAAGCCTTTCGGCGGTTGAAAGGCGAGATAATTGGCCTGGCGCGCCAGCGGCAGATAATCGGTGAAAATCGCATTGACCGCCGCGGAAACGGCCATCGCCACCAGCCCCGCCAAACCGCTGCTGCCGGGAGCAGTGCCGGAATCATGGGTATAGGTCTGTTTGTTTTGCCACAGAACCATACCGGTTTTGGTGTCTTTCAACACATATTCCATTTCCACCACTACGACGGAAGCCAACAGCAAATATTTAGTGCTCCAGTCCTTGATGGTGACCAACAACACGGCGTCCGCTCCGAACAATTCATAAAACCGTCCGGCCGGCAGTTGATGGATATGCCCCGCTTCCACCAAGCCGAAGTCTTGCAGGATCAAATCGGTCAAATAAACGGGAAACACATAATAGCCGCGTTCCGCCAGAGGCTTGGTAATCGTCGAAATGAAAACGGAGGAAGCCGAGACTTCCGGAGACTCATTGACGACCGGGACGACGACTATGGAGCGCGGGCGGTGGGCGTAAAATGCATCGAGATCGACTTTGGGCCGAACCGTGCAGCCGGCCAGTAAAGCGGCGGCCAATATCAATAGGATGCACCATTTCCTCATGGTTCTCTCCCTGAATCGGTCGACGGATTTTCCCGCAGTATTTCCTGTTCCATTTGCAAGCGAACCCGCTCGATCAACTTTTCCATTAACATGACAGATTCCGGATAAGTTCGTTTTTCCTTGTTGAAAAACGCGATAGCGGCCTGCTTATCGCCACGGCGGTAAAGGAGGAAACCGTAATCGGCATAAACACCGGGCGGGACCCGATAATGATTGCGTTCCGCGTCGGTTATCGTTTCCTGCAGGTAGACTTCCGCTTGAGCCGAATTCTGTTCGATATAGCGTTGATAGAGGCTGTCCTCGTAATCGCCCCAATAAAATATTCCGCTAGGTGCGCAGCCGTTTAAAAAAAATGCGAGCGCGACTAACGATAATAATTTGTTGAGATAGGAAGCGAACCCGACTGAATTCTTCCCGATTCCCATATCGGCAATTTTTGTTAAAAGATCATTAATTGGCTTTGCGCCGAGCGTCCAGCGTACTGACAATATTATTAATCATGTTGACGATCGCCGCATCGATGGCCTTGCCTTCCAATGTCGAGTCGAAGCCCGCAGTACCGCCGAAACCTAATGTGCTTGAGGCCGAAAGACTTGCCTCGCCCGCCCCTTCCTGGCTGTAGAACACCCGGCCGGTTTTAGGATCGACCATGCGGATGACGACCCGGGCCCTGGCCCGCTGCGTTTTCTGCTTTCCCAACAACCAAACACCGCCGGTGGTGTCGCGGCCCAATTCCGCTACCGACCCCATGATCAATGCATCCACACCCTGCAAATTCTGTTTGAATTGTTGTTCCGTCAAGCCCATCAATTCCGCTTCCTGCTTCAACTTGCCGATGTCCTGGCGTTCCACGATGTTGAACCGTTGCGTGGCAACCAAGTGGCGAGCCAACAAATCCGCCGCCTGTTTACCCAGACGGTCTCCCGAGGCATCGGTGAACAAACCGCTGCCATAGACGGACTCGTTGGTGAAACGGGCGATCGCGATCGTCATTCGCTCGGCGGCGGACAACGGCGCCACCGCAACCTGCGGCCCGCGATCGGCCACGCCTTCCTGTATTTGCCGGTTGACGCAGCCGGCAAGAAGGGCGGATGACACGATTAAGACGTAAATGATCCTGTTCATTAGAAAAACTTCCGGTTTTGATAATTCAAGAAGTAGGTCGGCCCCTGGGATATTAACGAGGCAAGATTCTGCTTAGCTTATAGCATCGCTGGTGGAATCATAGCATGCAAGGGATGAAACCTCTCGGCCAGCGAGTTTTACTTCCAACTATCACCTAATTTGTACCCTGGTGATTTTTTCCCGGGCGGTTCAATAGCGCTTAAACACCAACAACGTGATATCGTCGGCGAACACCTCCTTGGCGCAGAATTTTTTCAGTTCTGCCAGGACCGTTTCGATGATTTGTTTAGGCGATTGTTCCGACGCATCGTTCAATAGCCGGCATACCCGTTCGACCCCGAAGAACTCCCCGTTGGGATTTTCCGCCTCGATCAATCCGTCGGTATAGAGCAGCACCGTATCCCCGGACTCCATTGCCAGCGTTTTTTCCTCGAAGCTGACTTGTTTCAGCACTCCCAGCACCAAGCCCTCGGCATCCAGTTGCCGGCATTGGCCGTTCTGCTTACGGCTTAACAGCGCCGGGGGGTGGCCGGCGTTGGCGTAGCTCAACCCCCCGGTTTTCGGATTGTATTGCAGATAGGTCATAGTGATGAAATAGTCGGCGTTGTTCAGGTCGTCGAACAGAAAATCGTTTAGCGCGGCCAGCGCCTTGGCCGGCGAATTCTGCCAATTGGCCTGGGCACGCAGGGCACTGCGGGTTTCGACCATGAACAAACCGGGGCCGATGGAATGCCCGGAAACGTCGACGATGGTCATGTCCAGACAATCCTGGCCGCGGAAGAAGTAATCGAAATAATCGCCACCGACCTGGGCGGCGGGCAGGCAATAACCGAGAATTTCAAAGTCTGCGGTTTTGATCGGCGCGGCAGGCAGCAAGGACGCCTGGATCTGCTGGGCAATCTTCATTTCATTGCGAGCGATGGCCAGCGACACTTCGGCCTGACGAATTTTCTTTTCGGTTTCCTTGCGGACGGTGATGTCATGGATGAAACCGCTGAATTCATAGGCATTGCCCAGCTTCAACGGCGCCACGCTGAATTCGACCGGAAACTCAGTGCCGTCACGACGCATCGCGGTGTGCTCGATCAGCCGGTTGAGTATTTTACCCTGGCCACTACGCAGAAACTCCTGCAAACCTTGATAGTGTTCGTTGCGGAAACGTTCTGGAACGATTAAATCGGCCATGCGCTGGCCGATCGCTTCGTTACGCGACCAACCGAACATTTTTTCCGCCTGCTGGTTCCAGTCGGTGACGATGCCGTAGGAGTCCATCGTTACGATGGCGTTCAACGCGGTTTCCAGGATCAGCCGCTTGCGTTTTTCGCTGTCGATCAAAGCATCCTGGAAATGTTTGCGCGCGGTGATGTCGCGGTCGACGCCGCGCCACTTGATTAGTTTGCCCTCTTCGTCCTTGATTGGCAAACCGGTAGATTCGGTATAAATCATGTGGCCGTCGCGGTGCCGATAATGGTTCATTAGCGCATAAAAAGGCTGCTTGATGCCGGTGTTGGGCTGCAGATCCGCCTTGTCCTGTGCTGTCAACAACTCGGTATAGTGCTTGCCGATGATTTCGTCCGGTTGAAAACCGAGGATATCGCGGACCGCGATACTACTGTAGATGTAATAACCGTCGGGATCCTGTTCCCACAGCCATTCGCCGGTCATTTGCGCCATTTGACGGAAACGCTGTTCGCTGTCGACCAAGGCCGTCTCGAACTTCTTGCGCGAACTGATGTCTTCGGCGATGGCCAAAAAATGGCTGATGTCCCCCTGCTTGTTTTTGATGACGCTGATGGTTTCGTAGATCCAAAACAATTCGCCGGTCTTCTTTCGGTCCTTGATCTCGCCGCGCCATTGTCCGCTGCTCAGCAATGTCTCCCACATCTCCCGGTAATCGAGAGATGGCTGCTCGCAGGTATGCAATAACTTCGGCGTGTTACCGATCAATTCCTCGCGGCTATAGCCGGTCAATTCGCAATATTTCGGATTGACGTATTCGATCCGGCTGTCGGCATCGGTGATCATTACCGCGCTGGCGCTCTGTTCGACCGCACGCAACATGATCCTGGTATGCTCGGCTTCATCCGACTCGTCCTGATCCGGCTCGATGATTAAGGCAACTTCGTCGCCCGGAGACAGATCGGCAAGATTGATCGCCATGTTTATCCGCCGCCCATTTTTATGGCGAAAAACGATCGATGGAACAAAACGATGATCCTGCCGCCAGGCTTTCTTCCAATTTTCGTGTTGATCGCCGTCCGCCAACAACATAGCTAGCGGCTTAGAAATCAATTCTTGCGCCTGGTAACCCAGTAAATCACAGAGGCTATTGCTGACTTGCCGAATCAAAAACGCATCGGTCGATGCGGATTCCGCATCCGGCACCGTCAGCAGCAGCAAGTTAACTTTAATGTTGGCCAACTCCATCTTGCTTCCCTTTCATCATATCGCTTCCAACAAACGTTCGAGTTCTTTATACCAAACCAGATAAGGCGTCAAGGTGTGCTGCAGGGCCCCGGCAATTTCGTGATAACCGCGTTGATAACGGTTGAGACGAGTTTGTCTTTCGCCTTGGAAAAAATATGCCTGCACACCGCCGGCACCGGATTGCACAATTTTCTTGACCAGGCCTCCCTGCAGTTTTTTCACGCCTTGTTCCAGATCGCCATAAAGCTTGCGTTCCCAGGCGTTTTGCAGGGTAATGTCGTTAAGCTGTTTACGAACAGTTTGCAAGAACAAACATTCCGCGGTATCGACGTACAGATCGGCGATAGTTTCGATAGCGCTACCGGTCTCGATCGACAACCGGACACTGGCCGGAAAATCCTCGATCAGCGCCAGCCGATGCAAATATTGGCTCAACGACTCCGGAAGTTTGTCGCCAAATGCCGTTGTTTCGGCCGTCGGACTCCGTCCGTTTTCCATCGCATGTTGCACGAACTTCTCCAGGTAAGAGAGATAATCGCCAATCAAGCCGGGAGTTGGTTTCAACGGAGCATCGTTCAGCATGCTCCAGATACTGAACTCCGTCAGACGATTTTCCATTTTAAGTAACGCACCATATTGCAAGGCGGCTTCGATTCGATTGTCCAAAGCAAATACCGACTTTCTGAAATCCTCGCCGGCGAGGATGCGATCAAAAGCCAAGTAACTACTCATCAAAACGCCCAGGTCACTGGCCTGATTATCGATCGCCCTGGCCAAAAACAAACATCCTGCCTGATTGA
Proteins encoded in this region:
- the ppdK gene encoding pyruvate, phosphate dikinase: MNTKYSYSFNTGDGKNKALLGGKGANLCEMTQIGLNVPPGFVITTETCLTYLEMGKLPDDLMGEVREQIKEIEKKTGKEFGSASDPLLVSVRSGSAISMPGMMDTILNLGLNKQTLQGLIEHTGDPRFAYDAYRRFIQLFGKVALGIDDEKFDVHFEGVKRKAGIKADVGLSSEQLHEISDLFLQVVHEETGHPFPEDVYEQLEIAIKAVFNSWMGKRAVDYRREFHITPNVANGTAVNIVTMVFGNMGNDCATGVGFTRNPGTGVNEMYGEYLINAQGEDVVAGIRTPKPVHEMANEMPEQYAQLVALRNKLEAHYKEVQDYEYTIERGVLYCLQTRNGKMNAAAMVKTSVDMVNEGLISREQALLRIDPELLEQLLHPQLAPDHGHPPLAQGLPASPGAASGKCVFDADTAERLGRLGEDIILLREETKPEDIHGFFASQGILTSRGGKTSHAAVVARGMGKACVAGAEDIAVDVRARMAVVGDVHIREGDIITIDGSTGDIYLGRIPTMKASFSEELKTLLGWADDIAEIKVHANADTPDGAKLAFEYGAQGIGLCRTERMFNASDRLPLVIDMIIADNLETREAALAKLFPIQRDDFRQLFEAMSPHPVTVRLLDPPMHEFLPSEHQLEEEIDALQHYAKIVMGQKVTLDTMGSHESLPSPFNMLNDEVIHEAIEKKQIMLRKVRELYEVNPMLGHRGVRLGMSYPEIYRMQIRSILEAAAMCAKQRLTVHPEIMVPQVITSQELKKVKEIVDQVRQEVESQYRIELNFKFGTMIETVRACTRSGDLANVAEFFSFGTNDLTQATFSFSREDAENKFLPLYNESGLLQDNPFEILDVKGVGQLMKMTAELGHATRPDIRIGICGEQGGHPQSIRFCHHIKLNYVSCSAPRIPVARLAAAHAKLLENSYSL
- a CDS encoding DUF799 domain-containing protein yields the protein MRKWCILLILAAALLAGCTVRPKVDLDAFYAHRPRSIVVVPVVNESPEVSASSVFISTITKPLAERGYYVFPVYLTDLILQDFGLVEAGHIHQLPAGRFYELFGADAVLLVTIKDWSTKYLLLASVVVVEMEYVLKDTKTGMVLWQNKQTYTHDSGTAPGSSGLAGLVAMAVSAAVNAIFTDYLPLARQANYLAFQPPKGLPAGPYHRDFGRDQDKF
- a CDS encoding DUF4810 domain-containing protein; its protein translation is MGIGKNSVGFASYLNKLLSLVALAFFLNGCAPSGIFYWGDYEDSLYQRYIEQNSAQAEVYLQETITDAERNHYRVPPGVYADYGFLLYRRGDKQAAIAFFNKEKRTYPESVMLMEKLIERVRLQMEQEILRENPSTDSGREP
- a CDS encoding CsgG/HfaB family protein, which gives rise to MNRIIYVLIVSSALLAGCVNRQIQEGVADRGPQVAVAPLSAAERMTIAIARFTNESVYGSGLFTDASGDRLGKQAADLLARHLVATQRFNIVERQDIGKLKQEAELMGLTEQQFKQNLQGVDALIMGSVAELGRDTTGGVWLLGKQKTQRARARVVIRMVDPKTGRVFYSQEGAGEASLSASSTLGFGGTAGFDSTLEGKAIDAAIVNMINNIVSTLDARRKAN
- a CDS encoding PAS domain S-box protein; this translates as MELANIKVNLLLLTVPDAESASTDAFLIRQVSNSLCDLLGYQAQELISKPLAMLLADGDQHENWKKAWRQDHRFVPSIVFRHKNGRRINMAINLADLSPGDEVALIIEPDQDESDEAEHTRIMLRAVEQSASAVMITDADSRIEYVNPKYCELTGYSREELIGNTPKLLHTCEQPSLDYREMWETLLSSGQWRGEIKDRKKTGELFWIYETISVIKNKQGDISHFLAIAEDISSRKKFETALVDSEQRFRQMAQMTGEWLWEQDPDGYYIYSSIAVRDILGFQPDEIIGKHYTELLTAQDKADLQPNTGIKQPFYALMNHYRHRDGHMIYTESTGLPIKDEEGKLIKWRGVDRDITARKHFQDALIDSEKRKRLILETALNAIVTMDSYGIVTDWNQQAEKMFGWSRNEAIGQRMADLIVPERFRNEHYQGLQEFLRSGQGKILNRLIEHTAMRRDGTEFPVEFSVAPLKLGNAYEFSGFIHDITVRKETEKKIRQAEVSLAIARNEMKIAQQIQASLLPAAPIKTADFEILGYCLPAAQVGGDYFDYFFRGQDCLDMTIVDVSGHSIGPGLFMVETRSALRAQANWQNSPAKALAALNDFLFDDLNNADYFITMTYLQYNPKTGGLSYANAGHPPALLSRKQNGQCRQLDAEGLVLGVLKQVSFEEKTLAMESGDTVLLYTDGLIEAENPNGEFFGVERVCRLLNDASEQSPKQIIETVLAELKKFCAKEVFADDITLLVFKRY